The following coding sequences lie in one Phalacrocorax aristotelis chromosome 2, bGulAri2.1, whole genome shotgun sequence genomic window:
- the ATG9B gene encoding autophagy-related protein 9B isoform X2 has translation MAAQGEYRRLEDFEEDSPPGEEELLVHVTEGLQDSWHHIKNLDNFFTKIYHFHQKNGFACMMLSDLFELVQFLFVVTFTTFLLCCVEYDVLFANRPLNHSHAGGAAPDRSKVTLPDAVLPAPQCARRIRASGWIIFLLVMAAVFWLYRLVKVLCSLLSYWEIRTFYIKALNIPSEGLCNYSWQEVQARLISLQRRQQMCVHKRELTELDIYHRILRFKNYMVAMVNKSLLPVRFRLPLLGSVVFLTQGLKYNLELLLFWGPGSLFQNKWSLRPQCKRAGARRELAQRLARTMVLLGLANLLLCPCVLVWQLLYAFFSYAEVIKREPGSLGARRWSLYGRHYLRHFNELNHELQARLSRGYKPATKYMNSFTSPLLTVLAKNVGFFAGSILAVLIVLTVYDEDVLTVQHILTAITLLGLVVTVARSFIPDEHTVWCPEQLLQRVLAHVHYMPDHWQGNASRSETRSEMAQLFQYKAVFILEELLSPILTPLILIFALPSRALDIVDFFRNFTVEVVGVGDICSFAQLDVRNHGNPQWLSAGQTEASVYQQAENGKTELSLMHFAITNPRWQPPPPSELFLSHLKEKVQQDAAAAPPAQHILAEGPLGASLLSDDSAVAPDGLLASVLARPILSASGLVSRDRRFVQPCSTASAAASVLASLASPLPGRARGPSANSPGCPSDRLRPEESLLLSESRLRSLSRSALLSEVASAEMSLHAIYLHELHQQQQQGPGPQAVGVWVAAGAPKPPSVTAGSAARASQAQHREMPLGGWAEEEEEEEEEEEQTTG, from the exons ATGGCGGCGCAGGGGGAGTACCGGCGCCTGGAGGACTTCGAGGAGGACTCACCCCCCGGCGAGGAAGAGCTGCTGGTGCATGTCACCGAGGGGCTGCAAG ACTCCTGGCACCACATCAAGAACCTGGATAATTTCTTCACCAAGAT CTACCACTTCCACCAGAAGAACGGCTTCGCCTGCATGATGCTCTCCGACCTCTTCGAGCTGGT gCAGTTCCTGTTCGTCGTCACCTTCACCACCTTCCTGCTGTGCTGCGTGGAGTACGACGTCCTCTTCGCCAACCGGCCACTCAACCACAGCCACGCCGGAGGGGCGGCCCCCGACCGCAGCAAGGTGACGCTGCCCGACGCCGTCCTGCCCGCCCCGCAGTGTGCCCGGAG GATCCGGGCCAGCGGCTGGATCATCTTCCTGCTGGTGATGGCGGCCGTCTTCTGGCTGTACCGGCTGGTGAAGGTGCTCTGCAGCCTGCTCAGCTACTGGGAGATCCGCACCTTCTACATCAAAGCCCTTAACATCCCCTCG GAGGGGCTGTGCAACTACAGCTGGCAGGAGGTGCAGGCGCGGCTGATCTCGCTGCAGCGCCGGCAGCAGATGTGCGTGCACAAGAGGGAGCTGACGGAGCTGGACATCTACCACCGCATCCTGCGCTTCAAGAACTACATGGTGGCCATGGTCAACAAGTCGCTGCTGCCCGTGCGCTTCCGCTTGCCGCTGCTGGGCTCCGTCGTCTTCCTCACCCAGGGCCTCAAGTACAACCTGGAGCTGCTTCTCTTCTGGGGCCCCGGCTCCCTCTTCCAGAACAAGTGGAGCCTGCGGCCGCAGTGCAAGCGGGCGGGCGCCCGGCGGGAGCTGGCGCAGCGCCTGGCGCGCaccatggtgctgctggggctggccaacctgctgctctgcccctgcGTGCTGGTCTGGCAGCTCCTCTACGCCTTCTTCAGCTATGCCGAGGTGATCAAGCGGGAGCCGGGCAGCCTGGGCGCCCGCCGCTGGTCCCTCTACGGCCGCCACTACCTGCGCCACTTCAATGAGCTCAACCACGAGCTGCAGGCACGGCTGAGCCGTGGCTACAAGCCGGCCACCAAGTACATGAACTCCTTCACCAGCCCCCTGCTCACCGTGCTGGCCAAGAACGTCGGCTTCTTCGCCGGCTCCATCCTGGCCGTGCTCATCGTCCTGACCGTCTACGACGAGGACGTGCTGACGGTGCAGCACATCCTCACCGCCATCacgctgctggggctggtggtCACCGTGGCCAG GTCCTTCATCCCCGACGAGCACACGGTGTGGTGTCcggagcagctgctgcagcgtGTCCTGGCCCACGTCCACTACATGCCCGACCACTGGCAGGGCAACGCCAGCCGGTCGGAGACGCGCAGCGAGATGGCGCAGCTCTTCCAGTACAAGGCA gtctTCATCCTGGAGGAGCTGTTGAGCCCCATCCTCACCCCCCTCATCCTCATCTTCGCCCTGCCCTCCCGCGCCCTGGACATCGTTGACTTCTTCCGCAACTTCACGGTGGAGGTGGTGGGGGTGGGCGACATCTGCTCCTTCGCCCAGCTCGACGTCCGCAACCACGGCAATCCTCAG tgGCTGTCGGCCGGGCAGACGGAGGCCTCTGTGTACCAACAAGCGGAGAACGGGAAGACGGAGCTGTCGCTGATGCACTTCGCCATCACCAACCCGCGctggcagccgccgccgccgagcgAGCTCTTCCTCAGCCACCTGAAGGAGAAGGTGCAGCAGGACgcggccgccgcgccgcccgcccagCACATCCTGGCCGAGGGGCCGCTGGGCGCCTCCCTCCTCTCTGACGACTCGGCGGTGGCG CCGGACGGCTTGCTGGCCAGCGTCCTGGCCCGGCCCATCCTGTCGGCCAGCGGGCTGGTGTCCCGGGACCGGCGCTTcgtccagccctgcagcactgccagcgCCGCCGCCAGCGTCCTGGCCTCCCTGGCGTCCCCCCTGCCCGGGCGGGCGCGCGGCCCCTCCGCCAACAGCCCCGGCTGCCCCAGCGACCGCCTGCGCCCCGAGGAGAG CCTGCTCCTGAGCGAGTCGCGGCTGCGCAGCCTGAGCCGCTCGGCGCTGCTCTCCGAGGTGGCCTCGGCCGAGATGAGCCTCCACGCCATCTACCTGCACGAG ctccaccagcagcagcagcagggccccGGGCCCCAGGCCGTAGGGGTGTGGGTGGCCGCAGGGGCACCCAAGCCACCCTCCGTGACCGCAG gTTCGGCTGCCAGGGCCTCGCAAGCTCAGCACAGGGAGATGCCGCTGGGCGGCTGGgccgaggaagaggaggaggaggaggaagaggaagagcagaCAACAGGCTAG
- the ATG9B gene encoding autophagy-related protein 9B isoform X1, translating into MAAAAVREASSGRPNVGHAGGAPWLRRHFRLPAARQTAQHGSAWFGMASPCPTAGVWLPHGPWGWGAPSPRAPLLSGSVPGRGPWAVVVGADGRPWQAAWRAMAAQGEYRRLEDFEEDSPPGEEELLVHVTEGLQDSWHHIKNLDNFFTKIYHFHQKNGFACMMLSDLFELVQFLFVVTFTTFLLCCVEYDVLFANRPLNHSHAGGAAPDRSKVTLPDAVLPAPQCARRIRASGWIIFLLVMAAVFWLYRLVKVLCSLLSYWEIRTFYIKALNIPSEGLCNYSWQEVQARLISLQRRQQMCVHKRELTELDIYHRILRFKNYMVAMVNKSLLPVRFRLPLLGSVVFLTQGLKYNLELLLFWGPGSLFQNKWSLRPQCKRAGARRELAQRLARTMVLLGLANLLLCPCVLVWQLLYAFFSYAEVIKREPGSLGARRWSLYGRHYLRHFNELNHELQARLSRGYKPATKYMNSFTSPLLTVLAKNVGFFAGSILAVLIVLTVYDEDVLTVQHILTAITLLGLVVTVARSFIPDEHTVWCPEQLLQRVLAHVHYMPDHWQGNASRSETRSEMAQLFQYKAVFILEELLSPILTPLILIFALPSRALDIVDFFRNFTVEVVGVGDICSFAQLDVRNHGNPQWLSAGQTEASVYQQAENGKTELSLMHFAITNPRWQPPPPSELFLSHLKEKVQQDAAAAPPAQHILAEGPLGASLLSDDSAVAPDGLLASVLARPILSASGLVSRDRRFVQPCSTASAAASVLASLASPLPGRARGPSANSPGCPSDRLRPEESLLLSESRLRSLSRSALLSEVASAEMSLHAIYLHELHQQQQQGPGPQAVGVWVAAGAPKPPSVTAGSAARASQAQHREMPLGGWAEEEEEEEEEEEQTTG; encoded by the exons ATGGCCGCGGCCGCGGTGCGGGAGGCCAGCTCAGGCCGCCCGAATGTGGGGCACGCGGGCGGCGCTCCGTGGCTTCGCCGGCATTTCCGGCTCCCGGCCGCGAGGCAGACAGCTCAGCATGGCTCGGCATGGTTTGGCATGGCATCCCCGTGCCCCACGGCTGGGGTCTGGCTGCCCCATGgcccatggggctggggggctccaTCCCCCCGTGCACCCCTGCTGTCGGGGTCCGTGCCGGGCAGGGGTCCCTGGGCCGTGGTGGTGGGTGCCGACGGGCGTCCCTGGCAGGCGGCGTGGCGGGCGATGGCGGCGCAGGGGGAGTACCGGCGCCTGGAGGACTTCGAGGAGGACTCACCCCCCGGCGAGGAAGAGCTGCTGGTGCATGTCACCGAGGGGCTGCAAG ACTCCTGGCACCACATCAAGAACCTGGATAATTTCTTCACCAAGAT CTACCACTTCCACCAGAAGAACGGCTTCGCCTGCATGATGCTCTCCGACCTCTTCGAGCTGGT gCAGTTCCTGTTCGTCGTCACCTTCACCACCTTCCTGCTGTGCTGCGTGGAGTACGACGTCCTCTTCGCCAACCGGCCACTCAACCACAGCCACGCCGGAGGGGCGGCCCCCGACCGCAGCAAGGTGACGCTGCCCGACGCCGTCCTGCCCGCCCCGCAGTGTGCCCGGAG GATCCGGGCCAGCGGCTGGATCATCTTCCTGCTGGTGATGGCGGCCGTCTTCTGGCTGTACCGGCTGGTGAAGGTGCTCTGCAGCCTGCTCAGCTACTGGGAGATCCGCACCTTCTACATCAAAGCCCTTAACATCCCCTCG GAGGGGCTGTGCAACTACAGCTGGCAGGAGGTGCAGGCGCGGCTGATCTCGCTGCAGCGCCGGCAGCAGATGTGCGTGCACAAGAGGGAGCTGACGGAGCTGGACATCTACCACCGCATCCTGCGCTTCAAGAACTACATGGTGGCCATGGTCAACAAGTCGCTGCTGCCCGTGCGCTTCCGCTTGCCGCTGCTGGGCTCCGTCGTCTTCCTCACCCAGGGCCTCAAGTACAACCTGGAGCTGCTTCTCTTCTGGGGCCCCGGCTCCCTCTTCCAGAACAAGTGGAGCCTGCGGCCGCAGTGCAAGCGGGCGGGCGCCCGGCGGGAGCTGGCGCAGCGCCTGGCGCGCaccatggtgctgctggggctggccaacctgctgctctgcccctgcGTGCTGGTCTGGCAGCTCCTCTACGCCTTCTTCAGCTATGCCGAGGTGATCAAGCGGGAGCCGGGCAGCCTGGGCGCCCGCCGCTGGTCCCTCTACGGCCGCCACTACCTGCGCCACTTCAATGAGCTCAACCACGAGCTGCAGGCACGGCTGAGCCGTGGCTACAAGCCGGCCACCAAGTACATGAACTCCTTCACCAGCCCCCTGCTCACCGTGCTGGCCAAGAACGTCGGCTTCTTCGCCGGCTCCATCCTGGCCGTGCTCATCGTCCTGACCGTCTACGACGAGGACGTGCTGACGGTGCAGCACATCCTCACCGCCATCacgctgctggggctggtggtCACCGTGGCCAG GTCCTTCATCCCCGACGAGCACACGGTGTGGTGTCcggagcagctgctgcagcgtGTCCTGGCCCACGTCCACTACATGCCCGACCACTGGCAGGGCAACGCCAGCCGGTCGGAGACGCGCAGCGAGATGGCGCAGCTCTTCCAGTACAAGGCA gtctTCATCCTGGAGGAGCTGTTGAGCCCCATCCTCACCCCCCTCATCCTCATCTTCGCCCTGCCCTCCCGCGCCCTGGACATCGTTGACTTCTTCCGCAACTTCACGGTGGAGGTGGTGGGGGTGGGCGACATCTGCTCCTTCGCCCAGCTCGACGTCCGCAACCACGGCAATCCTCAG tgGCTGTCGGCCGGGCAGACGGAGGCCTCTGTGTACCAACAAGCGGAGAACGGGAAGACGGAGCTGTCGCTGATGCACTTCGCCATCACCAACCCGCGctggcagccgccgccgccgagcgAGCTCTTCCTCAGCCACCTGAAGGAGAAGGTGCAGCAGGACgcggccgccgcgccgcccgcccagCACATCCTGGCCGAGGGGCCGCTGGGCGCCTCCCTCCTCTCTGACGACTCGGCGGTGGCG CCGGACGGCTTGCTGGCCAGCGTCCTGGCCCGGCCCATCCTGTCGGCCAGCGGGCTGGTGTCCCGGGACCGGCGCTTcgtccagccctgcagcactgccagcgCCGCCGCCAGCGTCCTGGCCTCCCTGGCGTCCCCCCTGCCCGGGCGGGCGCGCGGCCCCTCCGCCAACAGCCCCGGCTGCCCCAGCGACCGCCTGCGCCCCGAGGAGAG CCTGCTCCTGAGCGAGTCGCGGCTGCGCAGCCTGAGCCGCTCGGCGCTGCTCTCCGAGGTGGCCTCGGCCGAGATGAGCCTCCACGCCATCTACCTGCACGAG ctccaccagcagcagcagcagggccccGGGCCCCAGGCCGTAGGGGTGTGGGTGGCCGCAGGGGCACCCAAGCCACCCTCCGTGACCGCAG gTTCGGCTGCCAGGGCCTCGCAAGCTCAGCACAGGGAGATGCCGCTGGGCGGCTGGgccgaggaagaggaggaggaggaggaagaggaagagcagaCAACAGGCTAG
- the ABCB8 gene encoding mitochondrial potassium channel ATP-binding subunit isoform X1 codes for MLLPVLPLLRGLGARAGLRSVPAALRPPPAPGRRAASRFRHPALTPLPSLRYGWGRLGLAGPPRLPPGPARPALRCLLLAGPATACVALGLLGTAARCQEATVAAVPVPAEPAPPRPEPTFDWPAFWTFLRPQLLALSAAVVLALGAALLNVHIPVLLGQLVNVVARCARGRITGYLQEVRRPALRLLAVYCLQGLLTFGYIALLARVGEQVAGSMRKALFVSLLRQDVAFFDANRTGQLVNRLTADIQEFKSSFKLAISQGLRSGTQTAGCFVSLYLLSPKLTGLLLVALPMLVGAGALIGAVLRSLSRRAQEQVAKATGVADEVLGNVRTVRAFAMEDRQAGLYCAEVDRAGRLNERLGLGIAAFQGLSNLALNGIVLGTIFVGGSLMAGDELSPGDLMSFLVASQTVQRSMANISILLGQVVRGLSAGARVFELLTLEPSMALRGGGSIPSHSLLGRICFHHVSFSYPTRPGYLVLQDFSLTLPPCKTVAIVGPSGGGKSTVAALLERFYEPTQGTITLDGHDISSLDPSWLRGQVIGFISQEPVLFGTTIMENIRFRKPGASDAEVYAAAQLANADSFIRSFPEGYNTIVGERGATLSGGQKQRIAIARALLKDPAVLILDEATSALDAQSEKVVQEALDRAASGRTVLLIAHRLSTIQAADLIVVLAQGRVAEAGTHEELLRRGGLYAELIRQQTKDRT; via the exons ATGCTGCTGCCGGTGCTGCCGCTGCTGCGGGGTCTGGGCGCTCGGGCCGGGCTCCGCTCTGTCCCCGCTGCGCtgcggccgccccccgccccgggacgCAG ggctgcctcccGGTTCAGGCACCCTGCACTCACCCCTCTCCCCAGTTTAAGGTATGGGTGGGGTCGTCTGGGGCTCGCCGGCCCCCCTcgcctcccccccggccccgcacgGCCAGCTCTGcgctgcctgctcctggccGGCCCGGCCACAGCCTGCGTGGCGCTCGGCTTGctgggcacagccgcgcgcTGCCAGGAGGCCACCGTCGCCgccgtccccgtccccgccgAGCCCGCGCCACCCCGGCCGGAGCCCACCTTCGACTGGCCGGCGTTCTGGACCTTCCTGCGCCCCCAGCTCCTGGCCCTCTCGGCGGCCGTGGTG CTGGCACTGGGCGCAGCCCTGCTCAACGTCCACAtcccggtgctgctggggcagctggtGAACGTAGTGGCCCGCTGCGCCCGCGGCCGCATCACCGGCTACCTGCAGGAGGTCCGGCGCCCGGCCCTGCGCCTGCTCGCCGTCTACTGCCTGCAG gGGCTGCTGACCTTCGGGTACATCGCGCTGCTGGCGCGGGTCGGGGAGCAGGTGGCGGGCAGCATGCGCAAGGCGCTCTTCGTCTCCCTGCTCCG GCAGGACGTGGCGTTCTTTGATGCCAACCGGACGGGGCAGCTGGTGAACCGGCTGACGGCCGACATCCAGGAGTTCAAGTCTTCCTTCAAGCTGGCCATCTCCCAG GGCCTGCGCAGCGGCACGCAGACGGCGGGCTGCTTCGTCTCGCTCTACCTGCTCTCGCCCAAGCTGACCGGCCTCCTGCTCGTGGCGTTGCCCATGCTGGTGGGCGCCGGGGCCCTCATCGGCGCCGTCCTCCGCAGCCTCTCCCGACGGGCGCAGGAGCAG GTGGCCAAGGCCACTGGGGTGGCAGACGAGGTGCTGGGAAACGTCCGGACTGTGCGCGCCTTCGCCATGGAGGACCGGCAGGCAGG gCTGTACTGCGCCGAGGTGGACCGCGCCGGCCGGCTGAACGagcggctggggctgggcatCGCCGCCTTCCAGGGGCTCTCCAACCTGGCGCTCAACG GCATCGTCCTGGGGACCATCTTCGTGGGCGGCTCGCTGATGGCCGGGGACGAGCTCTCACCGGGCGACCTCATGTCCTTCCTGGTGGCCTCACAGACAGTGCAAAG GTCCATGGCCAACATCTCCATCCTGCTCGGGCAG GTGGTGCGAGGTCTGAGCGCTGGCGCCCGCGTCTTCGAGCTGCTGACGCTGGAGCCCAGCATggcgctgcggggcgggggctCCATCCCCAGCCACTCTCTGCTCGGCCGCATCTGCTTCCACCACGTCTCCTTCAG cTACCCCACCCGCCCTGGCTACCTGGTCCTGCAGGACTTCAGCCTCACGCTGCCACCCTGCAAGACAGTGGCCATCGTGGGACCCTCCGGAGGAG GGAAGTCGACGGTGGCGGCGCTGCTGGAGCGGTTCTACGAGCCCACGCAGGGCACCATCACCCTGGACGGCCACGACATCTCCTCCCTGGACCCCTCCTGGCTGCGAGGGCAGGTCATCGGCTTCATCAGCCAG GAGCCGGTGCTTTTCGGAACAACCATCATGGAGAACATCCGCTTCAGGAAGCCGGGAGCCTCTGACGCGGAGGTGTACGCCGCGGCCCAGCTCGCCAACGCCGACAGCTTCATCCGCAGCTTCCCTGAGGGCTACAACACCATTGTGG GTGAGCGCGGCGCGACGCTCTCGGGCGGTCAGAAGCAGCGCATTGCCATCGCCCGCGCTCTGCTGAAGGACCCGGCCGTTCTGATCCTGGATGAGGCCACGAGCGCGCTGGACGCCCAGTCGGAGAAGGTGGTGCAGGAGGCGCTGGACCGCGCCGCCTCGGGCCGCACGGTGCTGCTCATCGCCCACCGCCTCAGCACCATCCAGGCGGCCGATCTCATCGTGGTGCTGGCGCAGGGCAGGGTGGCCGAG GCAGGGACCCACGAGGAGCTGCTGCGACGGGGGGGTCTCTACGCCGAGCTCATCCGCCAACAGACCAAGGACCGGACCTGA
- the ABCB8 gene encoding mitochondrial potassium channel ATP-binding subunit isoform X2: protein MLLPVLPLLRGLGARAGLRSVPAALRPPPAPGRSLRYGWGRLGLAGPPRLPPGPARPALRCLLLAGPATACVALGLLGTAARCQEATVAAVPVPAEPAPPRPEPTFDWPAFWTFLRPQLLALSAAVVLALGAALLNVHIPVLLGQLVNVVARCARGRITGYLQEVRRPALRLLAVYCLQGLLTFGYIALLARVGEQVAGSMRKALFVSLLRQDVAFFDANRTGQLVNRLTADIQEFKSSFKLAISQGLRSGTQTAGCFVSLYLLSPKLTGLLLVALPMLVGAGALIGAVLRSLSRRAQEQVAKATGVADEVLGNVRTVRAFAMEDRQAGLYCAEVDRAGRLNERLGLGIAAFQGLSNLALNGIVLGTIFVGGSLMAGDELSPGDLMSFLVASQTVQRSMANISILLGQVVRGLSAGARVFELLTLEPSMALRGGGSIPSHSLLGRICFHHVSFSYPTRPGYLVLQDFSLTLPPCKTVAIVGPSGGGKSTVAALLERFYEPTQGTITLDGHDISSLDPSWLRGQVIGFISQEPVLFGTTIMENIRFRKPGASDAEVYAAAQLANADSFIRSFPEGYNTIVGERGATLSGGQKQRIAIARALLKDPAVLILDEATSALDAQSEKVVQEALDRAASGRTVLLIAHRLSTIQAADLIVVLAQGRVAEAGTHEELLRRGGLYAELIRQQTKDRT from the exons ATGCTGCTGCCGGTGCTGCCGCTGCTGCGGGGTCTGGGCGCTCGGGCCGGGCTCCGCTCTGTCCCCGCTGCGCtgcggccgccccccgccccgggacgCAG TTTAAGGTATGGGTGGGGTCGTCTGGGGCTCGCCGGCCCCCCTcgcctcccccccggccccgcacgGCCAGCTCTGcgctgcctgctcctggccGGCCCGGCCACAGCCTGCGTGGCGCTCGGCTTGctgggcacagccgcgcgcTGCCAGGAGGCCACCGTCGCCgccgtccccgtccccgccgAGCCCGCGCCACCCCGGCCGGAGCCCACCTTCGACTGGCCGGCGTTCTGGACCTTCCTGCGCCCCCAGCTCCTGGCCCTCTCGGCGGCCGTGGTG CTGGCACTGGGCGCAGCCCTGCTCAACGTCCACAtcccggtgctgctggggcagctggtGAACGTAGTGGCCCGCTGCGCCCGCGGCCGCATCACCGGCTACCTGCAGGAGGTCCGGCGCCCGGCCCTGCGCCTGCTCGCCGTCTACTGCCTGCAG gGGCTGCTGACCTTCGGGTACATCGCGCTGCTGGCGCGGGTCGGGGAGCAGGTGGCGGGCAGCATGCGCAAGGCGCTCTTCGTCTCCCTGCTCCG GCAGGACGTGGCGTTCTTTGATGCCAACCGGACGGGGCAGCTGGTGAACCGGCTGACGGCCGACATCCAGGAGTTCAAGTCTTCCTTCAAGCTGGCCATCTCCCAG GGCCTGCGCAGCGGCACGCAGACGGCGGGCTGCTTCGTCTCGCTCTACCTGCTCTCGCCCAAGCTGACCGGCCTCCTGCTCGTGGCGTTGCCCATGCTGGTGGGCGCCGGGGCCCTCATCGGCGCCGTCCTCCGCAGCCTCTCCCGACGGGCGCAGGAGCAG GTGGCCAAGGCCACTGGGGTGGCAGACGAGGTGCTGGGAAACGTCCGGACTGTGCGCGCCTTCGCCATGGAGGACCGGCAGGCAGG gCTGTACTGCGCCGAGGTGGACCGCGCCGGCCGGCTGAACGagcggctggggctgggcatCGCCGCCTTCCAGGGGCTCTCCAACCTGGCGCTCAACG GCATCGTCCTGGGGACCATCTTCGTGGGCGGCTCGCTGATGGCCGGGGACGAGCTCTCACCGGGCGACCTCATGTCCTTCCTGGTGGCCTCACAGACAGTGCAAAG GTCCATGGCCAACATCTCCATCCTGCTCGGGCAG GTGGTGCGAGGTCTGAGCGCTGGCGCCCGCGTCTTCGAGCTGCTGACGCTGGAGCCCAGCATggcgctgcggggcgggggctCCATCCCCAGCCACTCTCTGCTCGGCCGCATCTGCTTCCACCACGTCTCCTTCAG cTACCCCACCCGCCCTGGCTACCTGGTCCTGCAGGACTTCAGCCTCACGCTGCCACCCTGCAAGACAGTGGCCATCGTGGGACCCTCCGGAGGAG GGAAGTCGACGGTGGCGGCGCTGCTGGAGCGGTTCTACGAGCCCACGCAGGGCACCATCACCCTGGACGGCCACGACATCTCCTCCCTGGACCCCTCCTGGCTGCGAGGGCAGGTCATCGGCTTCATCAGCCAG GAGCCGGTGCTTTTCGGAACAACCATCATGGAGAACATCCGCTTCAGGAAGCCGGGAGCCTCTGACGCGGAGGTGTACGCCGCGGCCCAGCTCGCCAACGCCGACAGCTTCATCCGCAGCTTCCCTGAGGGCTACAACACCATTGTGG GTGAGCGCGGCGCGACGCTCTCGGGCGGTCAGAAGCAGCGCATTGCCATCGCCCGCGCTCTGCTGAAGGACCCGGCCGTTCTGATCCTGGATGAGGCCACGAGCGCGCTGGACGCCCAGTCGGAGAAGGTGGTGCAGGAGGCGCTGGACCGCGCCGCCTCGGGCCGCACGGTGCTGCTCATCGCCCACCGCCTCAGCACCATCCAGGCGGCCGATCTCATCGTGGTGCTGGCGCAGGGCAGGGTGGCCGAG GCAGGGACCCACGAGGAGCTGCTGCGACGGGGGGGTCTCTACGCCGAGCTCATCCGCCAACAGACCAAGGACCGGACCTGA